One stretch of Pseudomonas azotoformans DNA includes these proteins:
- a CDS encoding sigma-70 family RNA polymerase sigma factor, with the protein MSEILTADKHQHLRAIEALYSGHHSWLYATLKRKLGNAMDAADLAQDTFTRILASQVTVIDQPRAYLSCVARGILVNWYQRKALERAYLEALASVPTQEVPSPEAHFVVLETLHEIDAMLDALPPLVKRAFLLSQLNGLKYQDIAEQLGVSLITVKRYMKQAFVQCLMLVE; encoded by the coding sequence ATGAGCGAAATCCTCACCGCCGACAAGCACCAGCACCTGCGCGCGATCGAGGCCCTGTACAGCGGCCATCACAGCTGGCTGTACGCCACGCTCAAGCGCAAGCTCGGCAACGCCATGGATGCGGCCGACCTGGCCCAGGACACTTTCACGCGTATCCTCGCCTCCCAGGTCACGGTGATCGACCAGCCAAGGGCTTACCTGAGCTGCGTGGCCAGGGGCATCCTGGTCAACTGGTATCAGCGCAAGGCGCTGGAGCGCGCTTACCTGGAGGCGCTCGCCAGCGTGCCAACCCAGGAAGTGCCTTCGCCGGAAGCGCATTTCGTGGTGCTGGAAACCCTGCACGAGATCGACGCGATGCTCGATGCCCTGCCCCCGCTGGTCAAGCGGGCGTTCCTGTTGTCACAGCTGAACGGCCTCAAGTACCAAGACATTGCCGAGCAACTGGGTGTGTCCTTGATCACCGTCAAACGCTACATGAAACAGGCGTTTGTGCAGTGCCTGATGCTGGTGGAATAA
- a CDS encoding MFS transporter — protein sequence MPPTRVLIYLLFTIQLVSMGAMEMSGPFWPIHLRGLTDSDTLFSFASIVVYVGPMLGILLTSAFWGRIGDRYGHKWMMIRALVGLTLTQLGLALFSDLWAILVLRFLQGACAGYIAPAQAYGVSIEAPSRRARLFALLQISTNVGSLLGAVVGGLILDHATFFWINLSAAALCAVCTLVAAVTLPDVAPVKKTASTAKGGVWQGPALLPLLSVMGLLLLARMLPQTSFSLYVSTTFNLSNALVGLCYGLLALGFILSATAWSRHFEGRTQADTLRRIGYVVVGCIALTGLAGITHNPGVFVGSYFVWGVLLGATTPVLMALISKSADSARQGHVLGIAQGTAQFASIAGIALGGLLSQVYGLAYTYLFVCLAYAVTLLAILALRYRRVVP from the coding sequence ATGCCACCGACCCGTGTCCTGATTTACCTGCTGTTCACGATCCAACTCGTGTCGATGGGCGCCATGGAAATGAGTGGGCCGTTCTGGCCTATTCATCTACGCGGACTGACCGACTCCGACACGCTGTTCAGCTTCGCCAGCATCGTGGTGTACGTGGGGCCGATGCTCGGCATCCTGCTGACCAGCGCGTTCTGGGGGCGCATCGGTGACCGTTACGGCCACAAGTGGATGATGATCCGCGCACTGGTCGGGCTGACGTTGACCCAACTGGGCCTGGCGCTGTTCAGCGACCTGTGGGCGATCCTGGTCCTGCGGTTCCTGCAGGGCGCCTGCGCCGGTTACATCGCCCCGGCCCAGGCCTATGGGGTGAGCATCGAGGCGCCGTCACGGCGGGCGCGGCTGTTTGCGCTGCTGCAGATTTCCACCAACGTCGGCTCGTTGCTCGGGGCGGTGGTGGGCGGCCTGATCCTCGACCATGCCACGTTTTTCTGGATCAACCTCAGCGCCGCCGCACTCTGCGCGGTGTGTACGCTGGTGGCGGCGGTGACCCTGCCGGATGTTGCGCCGGTCAAGAAAACCGCATCCACTGCCAAGGGCGGTGTGTGGCAAGGGCCTGCGCTGCTGCCGCTGCTGAGTGTGATGGGCCTTCTGCTGCTGGCGCGGATGCTGCCGCAGACTTCGTTCTCGCTGTATGTGAGCACCACGTTCAACCTCAGCAATGCGCTGGTGGGCCTGTGCTACGGCTTGCTGGCGCTGGGGTTCATCCTGTCGGCCACCGCGTGGTCGCGGCATTTCGAGGGGCGCACACAAGCCGACACACTGCGGCGCATCGGCTACGTGGTGGTCGGCTGCATCGCCCTCACCGGGCTGGCCGGGATCACCCACAACCCTGGGGTGTTTGTCGGCAGCTACTTCGTGTGGGGCGTGCTGTTGGGCGCGACCACGCCGGTGCTGATGGCGCTGATTTCGAAAAGCGCTGACAGCGCCCGTCAAGGCCATGTGCTGGGCATCGCCCAGGGCACCGCGCAGTTCGCATCGATTGCCGGTATCGCCCTCGGCGGATTGCTCAGCCAAGTGTATGGCCTGGCGTATACCTACCTGTTCGTATGTCTCGCGTATGCGGTGACGTTGCTTGCGATTCTCGCATTGCGCTACCGCAGGGTTGTCCCTTAG